In one Acanthochromis polyacanthus isolate Apoly-LR-REF ecotype Palm Island chromosome 20, KAUST_Apoly_ChrSc, whole genome shotgun sequence genomic region, the following are encoded:
- the LOC127531359 gene encoding uncharacterized protein LOC127531359 isoform X2: MDVNTFYGRKWEDFEVRAIPTDSEDSELDSDSEETDQEEWIPESGENQPQYSESETEEEQGDEHEEVAEVPHLPRWRKLHNTNYHLLDMIISTTWLLYRRDCEGSGMRKKEVIKLYTFKSFIAEGLCKSGKSLEKKRGRHSLSIAAAYEEKMKRGPTAPIPVPDVRLDQTAHWLIMTGDKGRCRVPRCNGTPKAMCRKCNVHLCFTPDRNCFLKFHTG, translated from the exons ATGGATGTTAATACATTTTATGGAAGGAAGTGGGAGGATTTTGAGGTTCGGGCCATTCCCACAGACAGCGAGGACAGTGAACTTGACAGTGACAGTGAGGAAACGGACCAGGAGGAATGGATCCCTGAGTCAG GAGAAAACCAGCCTCAATACAGCGAGTCTGAGACAGAGGAAGAGCAAGGAGATGAACATGAAGAGGTGGCTGAAGTGCCTCACCTCCCGAGATggagaaaactccacaacactAACTACCACCTCCTGGACATGATCATCAGCACCACCTGGCTGCTCTACCGAAGAGACTGTGAAGGCAGTGGTATGAGGAAGAAAGAGGTAATTAAGCTTTATactttcaagtcatttattGCAGAGGGCCTCTGCAAAAGTGGGAAGAGCCTGGAGAAGAAGAGAGGTCGTCACAGCCTGTCCATTGCTGCCGCATatgaggagaagatgaagagagGACCCACAGCTCCCATTCCAGTCCCAGATGTCCGCCTGGATCAAACAGCTCACTGGCTCATTATGACCGGGGACAAGGGGAGATGCAGGGTGCCACGGTGCAATGGTACACCAAAAGCTATGTGCCGCAAATGTAATGTCCACCTCTGCTTTACCCCCGATCGCAACTGCTTCCTGAAGTTCCACACTGGATAA
- the LOC127531359 gene encoding uncharacterized protein LOC127531359 isoform X1, producing MIFIQDMDVNTFYGRKWEDFEVRAIPTDSEDSELDSDSEETDQEEWIPESGENQPQYSESETEEEQGDEHEEVAEVPHLPRWRKLHNTNYHLLDMIISTTWLLYRRDCEGSGMRKKEVIKLYTFKSFIAEGLCKSGKSLEKKRGRHSLSIAAAYEEKMKRGPTAPIPVPDVRLDQTAHWLIMTGDKGRCRVPRCNGTPKAMCRKCNVHLCFTPDRNCFLKFHTG from the exons ATGATATTTATACAGGACATGGATGTTAATACATTTTATGGAAGGAAGTGGGAGGATTTTGAGGTTCGGGCCATTCCCACAGACAGCGAGGACAGTGAACTTGACAGTGACAGTGAGGAAACGGACCAGGAGGAATGGATCCCTGAGTCAG GAGAAAACCAGCCTCAATACAGCGAGTCTGAGACAGAGGAAGAGCAAGGAGATGAACATGAAGAGGTGGCTGAAGTGCCTCACCTCCCGAGATggagaaaactccacaacactAACTACCACCTCCTGGACATGATCATCAGCACCACCTGGCTGCTCTACCGAAGAGACTGTGAAGGCAGTGGTATGAGGAAGAAAGAGGTAATTAAGCTTTATactttcaagtcatttattGCAGAGGGCCTCTGCAAAAGTGGGAAGAGCCTGGAGAAGAAGAGAGGTCGTCACAGCCTGTCCATTGCTGCCGCATatgaggagaagatgaagagagGACCCACAGCTCCCATTCCAGTCCCAGATGTCCGCCTGGATCAAACAGCTCACTGGCTCATTATGACCGGGGACAAGGGGAGATGCAGGGTGCCACGGTGCAATGGTACACCAAAAGCTATGTGCCGCAAATGTAATGTCCACCTCTGCTTTACCCCCGATCGCAACTGCTTCCTGAAGTTCCACACTGGATAA